In Myotis daubentonii chromosome 11, mMyoDau2.1, whole genome shotgun sequence, the genomic window GTGGGCTGCCACACTTAGGTCCCAGAGGGTAAAGAGtggttgagccctagccggtttggctaagaggatagagcatcggcccacagactgaagggtccagggttcaatgtCAGCCAAGGGTGtgtacctcatttgcaggcttaatccctggccctggtgtggtggcaaccaatcaatgtctctttctcacattgatgtttcctctctctctatcatTCCCCCtcattttcactctctctaaaaatcaatgggaaaatatcctcaggtcagatttaacaaaaaacaaacaaaaagattggATGTGGGGCAGGACTGGAAACAACCTCATGTACAGTccaggtcagtgatggtgaacctatgacacgcgtgtcagaggtgaccggtgaactcatttttttggttgatttttctttgttaaatggtatttaaatatataaaataaatatcaaaaatataaatttttgttttactatggttgaaaatatcaaaaaatttctatatgtgacacagcaccagagttaagtaagggtttttcaaaatgctgacacgacgagctcaaaaggttcgccatcagtggtCCAGGTCTAATTGCAGGATGAGTGAGAGAGACAAGGGGACACCTGTCTCTCCATTTCCTGAGCTGAGCACTGCAATGTCCTCCTTGGGTGGTTTGTGAGTATTAAAGTGGGTTAATTCATAGAAAGCACTTcaaacagcacctggcacatagtaagagctCAGAGCAGTTGGCAGCTAAGACTGATTGCTTCAGTGTGCAGGCAGCAGGCCCATGGAGATGTAAGAAGTGGGCATCTCCCGGGCTGTCTGTGCCCAAAGCCCCCATGTCCCCTCCTTTGGCCTGGCCCACCCACCATCTCCCATCCCACACAGCAACCCTTCCCCTCAGGGCTCACCGGATGTGGACAGGGTCCCATTTTCCCGATGGACCTTCACGCTGCTGGAGTTATAGAGGCACTGGTCCCCGCTGAAGCCAGACAGAAGAGGGGAGAAAACAGTAAGATAGTCAAGAAGAAGTGGACTGTCACAATCTTGGAGTGGGAGAGTCAGGTGGCAATTAGAGTCAGCCTTGCCCCCATTCCCTGGATGAGAAGGCTGAGGCCAAGAGGTGGGAGGGGCTTTCTCCAGGTGTTtgggcagctgggaggaggagccagaagctgggctgcaTTTGGGGCTGAGCTGGCACTTGAGGGCCATGTGCGGGTCTTACATGGTCATGTACTCTCTGAGCAGTATCCTGTCCTCTGTGTGGTTGGGggtgaagaaaaagaaggaagcatGGATTTCGCTAGCTTTTTCCTTGAACCCGGGTAAGCGGGAAGCCATGGCGATATAAAACCACTTGCCAGAGATCTGAGGAGAAGCCAGGAGCAGGTGATGGAGACTGGGAGCCTAATCCTTGATAGTCAGCTGGGAGGAGACTCGGGCAGTCTTTGAACTTTGCAGATCAGGAGACtggaggcctggaggaggagtggggctgcaggagccagccatcccctgccctcctctcctcctccccctccttgtggcccctcacccagtcAGCCTGCCCTGCTGAGGGACTTTGCAAGGAGGCTCTGAGCTTGGAGGCAGAGGAAGCCACTGGAGGCTGGCCTGGTTCTCACCCCAGCGCCCAGGAGAGGCTGACTgcaagccagcaggggaagggaagTCCAGAGAGGGAGACAGCTCCCAAAGCGCCCAAGGCCCAGGCACCCACCTGGTCCAGGGAGGCATTGGTGATGGGCACCGAGAAATTGGGACACGCCGGGCTCTGGGCGTCCAGCAGGGGAAGAAGGCTCAACACTGCAAGGGCCCAGGGCAGCGCCATGGCAAGACGAGGATGTGGCTAGAGTCCGAGGTACTGGTGGCTGAGGGGTGCGGTGACCTTTATAATGAGCTgtgagcagggccctggggaccTGCTATGACACAATCCTGAGAGCATTTGGGAAATGCCATGTGCAGAACTTTCCCTCCTTTCCCAAAAGTCAGCCCCAGGCGAAGCCTCCAAGTTCAGGTCTAATTCGGGTCCCTCACCTGGAGACCAGGGCCCAAAGGTCTGGCTGCTCAAAGCCAAGGTGGAAAGGGCTGGAGTGATAGTAGTGAAGCTGGTAGATTCCATAGAGGGGCAGGTGCTCAGGGTTTCATCCAACTCCTGCCCCTCTGAGTGCCAGGACAGAGAGGACCCAGTCATAAATCAAATGCTGAGGCAACTTTGGAGGTTCCCAGGCTAGCCTGGGGTGTAGGGGCGATGTGTTGGGGAGGGctgtagggggtgggggaaggcaaaCATGGATTCAGTTCCAGTTGAGTGTGGTAACAACTGTGAAAGACCAAAAGTCCAGAGATTCCCCAACCCAGGCCGGGAGGCAGGGCTATTTTCCaagaataaaacacacacaaaaaaaacaatacggGGCATTAAGTTGAATGTCTATTTTCAGTGAATGTATTATGTGAACCATCTCCAACATCTGAAACAGGAAATCACTTCTGTGTCGTCTTCATCCTCTGCTATTCAAGTGGGAAGCTTGCTCTCTTTCACCAGCTGCCCCAATCCTGgagcagtgcccagcacacagtgggtgctcaggaATCCTGTGCAAGTACCTACTCTACCACCCTTCTGCATGTCTACATGACGGGGTCAAATCTTTATCCATACAAGTAATATTTGCACAAAGTAGTATTATGGTATGCTTACAACTTTGGATGATCgtccattttgtttttgtttttttaaaatgatatctttattgatatttatttcagagagggagagagagatagagacatcaacgatgagaattattgattggctgcctcctgcacgccccctactggggatggagctggcaacccaggcttgtgcccttgaccagaatctaacctgggaccctttagtctgcaggctgatgctccatctcctgagccacaccagctagggccattttatatattttgaatagtttTTCATGTTTCACTGTAGCAAGTGGTTGTGATTTTAAAGCTCACATCACCTTTCATTCACTTCCTAGattataatttacttaaccatacctctctttttatctttctatagcattttatattattactagaggcctggtgcacaaagtttgtgcacggcgggggcagggaggagttggAGGGGTGCGAAAGTCCTCGGCCAATGTGGCTTTCTCGGGTTCAAAGGCTTGGAGGAAGAGCTGATGCACAAATGATACACaagatgaaatattatttttaatactggGGGGAACCAGAGGAAAACTCAACCATAGCAGTCAAGTTCTCTCTTGCTGCTCCattcccagctgcttttatttgCTAGAATGCAcaattgcctttaggaatgcaaacagacatatcaatggtcaggtttagtaaacagtaagattgtcaggttttgggggagtttgctttatgCCATTGAGTCAGgagcaggtaataaaatgtagatattcactcctcacatttatattaattacttggggcctggtgcacgaaattcgtgcactgggtgtgtgtggggggggcagtgtccctccgcccagcctgccccctctcacatactgggagccctcaggcgttgacccccatcaccctccaatcgcaggatcggccccttgcccaggcctgacacctctggctgaggcgtccggcccgggcagcagggacccgcagctgcagtggccccacgattgtgggcttcgctttaggcccaggcaagggacccctagctcctgggactgccagcttcgaccgtgcccagctcccatcgctgggtCCACCcatacttcctgctatcactggccagggcggcaaaggcgcctgattctcccatcatggctggggggcagggcaaaggcggccccagggccgcctttgccctgccccccagctcttagctccccactgggtttccaatcactgtcagtggcagggggcttcttcctgctttccctttcgcctccctgcattgtgcctacatatgcaaattaaccgccatcttgttggcagttaactgccaatcttagttggcagttaatttgcatatagccctgattagccaatgaaaagggtagctcgtacgccaattaccatttttctcttttattagtgttgattgttgatcttggtttccagcagggcggggggggaggggagtgtttctcagcccagcttgcaccttctctaatctgggacacctcgagggatgtccgactgccctcccctgccaaccttgtcaccccaatttccctcccctgcaggcctggtcaaccctaactgccatcccctgcaggccaggtctcCCCCGAACTAAAcggacaatcagacatccctctcacaatccaggactgctggctccctaccgctctcctgcctgcctgcctgattgcccctaactgcttctgcctgccagactgatagacgcctaactgctcccctgccggctcggttgcccacaactgctctcccttgtaggcttggtcaccccaaactgccctcccctgctggcccagtcacccctaactgcccgcccTTGCAAGActgttcacccctaacttccctcccctgcaggcccgattgcccataactgccctcccctgcaggccttgttgcacccaactgccctcccctgcaggcctggtcacccctaactgccctcccctgctggcctgttgtCCCACAGCTGCCTTTCCCTGATggtcatcttgtgtccacatggaggcagccatctttgaccacatgggggcagccatcgtgagtgttggagtgatggtcaatttgcatatcactcttttattaggattttcagctttattgaggtactagaggcccggtgcacgaaattcttgcacgggGTGTTGGGgcggcccctcagcccagcctacaccctctccaatccaggaccccttgggggatgtccaactgttggtttaggcccgatacctCATGGAAtgcatccctcttgcaatctgggactgttggctcaTAACTGCTcatcagcctgcctgcctgatcacccctaactgctctcccctgctagcctgatcatcCCAAACTCCTCTGCCTTGACTCCCACCACCGTggcagaaggacgtccggaaggatgtccagaagacgtctggtctaattagcatattacccttttattagtatagatataaacaTGTATTTATGCACATAtaccatgtgtgtgcacacactagaaagagagacagaaaggtcaTTATACTAAACCCCTCAATTCTGCAGCCATGTAGGGAGCTGACACAAACTGTCTGTGCTTGCCCCCAGGCAAGGAGTACCATGTTCTACCCCCCAAGATCATCCCATGAGGCAATAGCACAgtctcctgtccccactgccagcctgtgAGGACCCAGGACGCAGGTAAGGGATGGAAGCggtcagggcagggaggggagggtaaTGTCTGGCCAGATGTGGGCCTGCCCTGAGCTTGGAGGCAGGTCAAAGCTACAGACCTGGGAACTGGATTTTTCGGGGattcccaggcctcccagggtgTCCTGCCCTCACACCTGTTGCTCCACATTCTGCGACCTGAAGCCACCCTCCTTGACCTTGACATGGAGAAACCATGGACATGATTTAAGCAGCTCCTGAAGAGTCCTACTAGGAGGGTCCgaccagcaggggggctggcAGCAGCGATTACATCTtatctcccctccctgctccctccactcCCATTCTTTCCCCCAAACCCAACAGGGAAGATTTGTGGGGAGAGCAGTAGCCTGAGAATATGGACATTGGGTTCTAGTTCCCGCTCTCCCCACTGACTTGCTGTGTGAAGTTAGGAAAGTTcctaacttctctgggcttcaggtTCCACATCCATAATGAAAGGGTTGGAGATGAGCTCTGGGGCCTTTCAagcaatgatgatgataatgataatgataatctacactaataaaagagaaacatgcaaattaaccactccatcactccgccactccggtacacccaccagccaatcagagcgactatgcaaatttaatttgcatactcatgcTCCGAACGAAGAActgaagatggcggtggccatggagctggagcaagcaggaggcttgggttgctcccggtgacggaggaagccaagcttcccgccagccctgtactctgctcaaggagtggctgggggcctggatcgctgggggcctgggtcgcagggggcaacccaggcttccagtccgccctgggctccgctcaaggaggggctgggggcctgggtcactgTTCCTCTGTGACATGGGCTgtggtgaggatgaaatgaacTAATCAATGTACGGACAGTCCGTACTGCATAGAGGGTGCCCAGGAACCATAGTGCTTCTAATGCTGCTGCAACTTGGGCTGATGGGGCCCTAAATGTTCTCCAGCTGCAAGACTGAGCATGCTCAGAGGCTGAGGCCTGTGCGCCTTCTAGAAAGCTGCATGctcctctgctgccccctggtggtccgctGCCTTATAGCCCCTGCTTGCCAGCCAGGAGggttggttgggttttgttttggtgGCTTCTGCCCTGGGGGAAGTTTTGGGTAACTCTCAGGACAAGCTGGTCCTCAAATTCTCAGAAGGTAGGGGTGTGCGGGCACAGAGTAATTAACTTAGATGGTCCCTGAAGGGGGAAATTGGATTCAAGAAGCTGGTTTATTGGTCACTGGGTTCCGGTGACATGTATCAGCATCTAGTGGGTGCTGATTAGCCCTGGATGTGAATCCAGGACTGGCCCCTCATTTCTGGGACCCTGGGCCCCCAGAGCCGACATTTACAGAGCACTCGCCATGCCAGGCAGCTCACAGCGCTTTTTACCTGGTTTGTCCTATTGGACCTGCCCTGGGAGCTGGTTTAGGTGAGGAAACGGAGCTCTGAAAAGGTGAAGTGGCCTGGCCAGGGTTCTGTGGCTGGACAAGCGGAATGAGGGGATTTGGGGCAGCCCCCGGCATCACCTCGCTTCTCTGAGTTTCTTTGCCCATCTGTGAAATAAGCATCATAGGCCTGAGCGAGTGAATGAGCTAGTGCTGATAAAGCACCTGTTCCCAGCCTGGCACCTCGGTCCCAGGCAGGGCACTGTTTAACCGTTCGGGCAACCGCCAGACTATTGCCAAAGTGCCGGCACCACTTCACAGCAGCGTGTGTGGGTGCCCGTGTCCCCAcacccttgccagcacttgtcctgtCTTTTTGACGTTAGCCGTCCCCATGGGTGTGAACTAGATAAAGTGGCATCTCACGTGGTTTTGATTCACATCTCCCTGATGGGTAATGACTCCGGGCATCTTTTCAggtgcttgttggccatttgtgtgtcttctttggagagACGTCCATTCAGATCTCagcaaagcagtggttctcaaccttcctaatgcctcgaccctttaatacagttcctcatgttgtggtgacccccaaccataaaattattttcattgctacttcataactgtaattttgctactgttatgaatcataatgtaaatatctgatatgtaggatatattttcattgttacaaattgaacataattaaagcatagtgattaatcacaaaaacaatatgtaattatatatgtgttttccgatggtcttaggcgacccctgtgaaagggttgtttgacccccaaagtggtcacgacccacaggttgagaaccactgcagcaaAGCCCTTTGTATACTGCACAAGGCAAGTTAGAAAGTGGAGGATCGGCAGTAAGACCAGAGTTTACAGGGTGCCAGCCAACAACTCAGGCCAAGGCCTCCTGAACTCATTGCTGTTTCATTTAAGTGAAATGCTTCTttaggccccctcccccatctcacaCACTTTACTCCACAGCACAGGGGCTGCCTCtgttgttgccattttattttattgattgattgattttcatgTCCTTCTTTATTAGTCTGTAAAAGGCAACAAAATATACAGAACAAAGTTTTCCCTTTTTAAGTAATGCTACAAACCCATATTATTgcttatatgtaaatattatacTCCATACTGATCATTATTATTCGGGTGTGTGAGCCCCACAGTGGAGCCTCTAACTGTTAAAACCAGGAGTTTAAGCGTGAGTGCCCTCCTGTTTATCCGGAACCAGCGAGGACGCTGCTGCCCGAGGGAGGAAGtcactgtgtgcatgtgtgtgagtgcttCTGACCAGTTTTCAAGCCTCAAAAGCATAAATACAGAGATGCATCCTTCACAGAAATCAAGTACAATCAATCAGTCTGAGCTAATTTCAAGTACAGAAGGAATTTGGCATGGACTGGAGCCACGATGGGTGCTTTAATGACATGACTCTCGCACATGGCAGCACGGAGCTGCCCCTCAGGTGTACAGCGGCTCTTTCCTTCATTCGATGGGCCCTGCCGCCAGCACAGACAGGAAGTGATTCAATCATAACAACAGTGAAGATCAGGCCCCTTTGGCACTATGATACAAACGGGAAAGCAACCAGGGAAGCCTCCCCG contains:
- the LOC132212348 gene encoding alpha-1-acid glycoprotein-like: MALPWALAVLSLLPLLDAQSPACPNFSVPITNASLDQISGKWFYIAMASRLPGFKEKASEIHASFFFFTPNHTEDRILLREYMTIGDQCLYNSSSVKVHRENGTLSTSEIDGEYYDHLLLPKDPKTFMLASFPEDKQYMGLSIFADKPEATPEQMQQFYVYLSCMGMDKSEVIYSDEKKNVCLPLEKQHDEERKKEEERSETGTALD